In a genomic window of Nodosilinea sp. E11:
- a CDS encoding fasciclin domain-containing protein, whose translation MANIVDTAVSAGSFNTLVAAVKAAGLVDTLKGTGPFTVFAPTDDAFAKLPAGTVDALLKDVPKLKKILTYHVVSGKVMAADVTKMTSATTVEGSDVKIDASKGVKINDSTVTTADVAADNGVIHIIDTVLIPA comes from the coding sequence ATGGCTAACATTGTAGATACTGCCGTAAGCGCAGGTTCATTTAATACCTTAGTGGCTGCTGTTAAAGCTGCTGGTTTAGTCGATACTCTCAAGGGCACAGGCCCATTTACCGTCTTTGCGCCCACAGATGATGCTTTTGCTAAACTCCCAGCGGGCACCGTGGATGCGCTTCTAAAGGATGTGCCTAAACTTAAGAAAATTCTTACCTACCACGTCGTTTCCGGCAAGGTCATGGCAGCAGATGTGACCAAGATGACTTCAGCTACCACCGTTGAAGGTTCTGATGTCAAAATTGATGCCTCTAAAGGTGTCAAAATTAACGACTCCACGGTAACTACAGCTGATGTGGCCGCCGACAATGGTGTTATTCACATCATTGATACTGTGCTTATCCCTGCATAG
- a CDS encoding PTPA-CTERM sorting domain-containing protein: MSIAFAQVYSYDFNTGTYLTGANSYGCVTFPDPFITTSVPTPALLPGLIGLGVMRCVGASSLKP; the protein is encoded by the coding sequence TTGTCTATCGCCTTCGCTCAGGTATACTCCTATGATTTCAACACTGGCACCTACCTAACTGGGGCAAACTCCTATGGCTGTGTTACGTTCCCTGACCCGTTTATAACTACCTCTGTACCTACTCCAGCGCTCCTGCCGGGGTTAATTGGGCTGGGGGTGATGCGCTGTGTCGGCGCAAGCAGTTTGAAGCCGTAG
- a CDS encoding alpha/beta fold hydrolase gives MVAELVSLSLASLKKHTWTWRGHAIAYTVAGEGTPIVLIHGFGASLGHWRKNIPALAAAGHQVYAIDLLGFGDSDQPELPYTLDLWQDLLAEFWAEFIGTPAIYVGNSIGGLLTLMMLANHPDKARAGAVLNCAGGLNHRPEELYPPLTWIMGAFTWLVSSPKVGPLVFNQVRRKGRIRSSLQQVYRDRAAVTDELIDMIYTPACKPTAQKVFASIVTAPPGPKPDDLLPHITQPLLVLWGENDPWTPIKGADIYRKLAEEVARPGLVTFHSIPNTGHCPHDERPEVVNPLLTDWLDTLPQG, from the coding sequence ATGGTTGCTGAACTGGTCTCTCTGTCGCTAGCCTCGCTCAAAAAGCACACCTGGACTTGGCGAGGCCATGCGATCGCCTACACCGTAGCGGGTGAAGGCACCCCCATCGTTCTTATTCACGGTTTTGGCGCATCCCTAGGCCACTGGCGCAAGAATATTCCCGCTTTAGCGGCGGCGGGGCACCAGGTCTATGCGATCGACCTGCTGGGCTTTGGCGACTCCGACCAGCCCGAGCTGCCCTACACCCTGGATCTCTGGCAAGACCTGCTGGCCGAATTTTGGGCCGAGTTTATCGGCACCCCCGCCATCTACGTCGGCAACTCCATCGGTGGCCTGCTCACCCTGATGATGCTGGCCAATCACCCCGATAAGGCGAGGGCTGGGGCCGTGCTCAACTGCGCTGGGGGCCTCAACCACCGCCCTGAAGAACTTTACCCGCCCCTAACCTGGATTATGGGAGCCTTTACCTGGCTGGTGAGTTCCCCCAAGGTAGGGCCACTGGTGTTTAATCAGGTGCGCCGCAAGGGCCGCATTCGCAGCTCACTTCAGCAGGTCTACCGCGATCGCGCCGCCGTCACCGACGAGCTGATCGACATGATCTACACCCCCGCCTGCAAACCCACTGCGCAGAAGGTATTTGCCTCGATTGTCACCGCACCGCCGGGGCCAAAGCCCGACGACCTGCTGCCCCACATCACCCAGCCCCTGCTGGTGCTCTGGGGCGAAAATGACCCCTGGACGCCGATCAAAGGAGCCGACATTTACCGCAAGCTGGCCGAAGAAGTGGCCCGTCCTGGCCTGGTCACCTTCCACAGCATCCCCAACACCGGCCACTGCCCCCACGACGAGCGCCCCGAAGTCGTCAACCCCCTGCTGACCGACTGGCTAGATACCCTGCCCCAAGGTTAG
- a CDS encoding endonuclease/exonuclease/phosphatase family protein, translated as MKNILVAGAIALGLPVVALVGTFVYISSPNGQVADYDNLVTYEAHAPGAANPEQLNVVSYNIGYLSGLTNQQAIERDKALFTSNQATAVKALGELAPDILALQEIDFDAYRSFNLNQQYAVAAALEMAFGAIAVNWDKRYVPFPYWPPQAHYKQVVSGQAVLSRYPIRRNERLVLEKVPTNPFYYNALYLDRVAQVTEIDVSGQTLIVINVHLEAFDAPTRIRQTQVVRELAEGYAEDYPVLLVGDFNSSLNRDEGDEPRSIGILLDSPALASALPAAPSSFTFPSDQPQYLLDYIFYTPATLAVVEAGVVAEAAQASDHLPVQAQVRLR; from the coding sequence ATGAAAAACATTCTTGTGGCAGGGGCGATCGCCCTGGGGCTGCCAGTGGTGGCTCTGGTAGGCACCTTCGTCTATATCAGTTCGCCCAACGGTCAAGTCGCTGACTACGACAACCTGGTCACCTACGAGGCGCATGCCCCCGGTGCAGCCAACCCTGAGCAGCTTAACGTAGTCAGCTACAACATTGGCTACCTGTCGGGGTTGACCAACCAGCAGGCGATCGAGCGCGACAAGGCGTTGTTCACAAGCAATCAGGCTACCGCTGTCAAAGCTCTAGGAGAGCTAGCGCCCGATATTCTAGCGCTGCAAGAAATCGATTTTGACGCCTACCGATCGTTTAACCTTAACCAGCAGTACGCGGTGGCGGCGGCGCTGGAGATGGCCTTTGGGGCGATCGCTGTCAACTGGGACAAGCGCTACGTGCCCTTCCCCTACTGGCCGCCCCAGGCTCACTACAAACAAGTGGTGTCGGGCCAGGCGGTGCTCAGCCGCTACCCCATTCGCCGCAACGAACGGCTGGTGCTGGAGAAAGTACCCACAAACCCCTTCTACTACAACGCCCTCTACCTCGATCGCGTTGCCCAGGTCACCGAAATCGACGTCTCTGGCCAAACCCTGATCGTGATCAACGTGCACCTCGAAGCCTTTGATGCCCCTACGCGGATCCGCCAGACCCAGGTGGTGCGCGAGTTAGCTGAAGGCTACGCCGAGGATTACCCCGTTTTGCTGGTGGGCGACTTCAACAGCAGCCTCAACCGCGATGAGGGCGACGAGCCGCGATCGATTGGCATCCTACTCGACTCCCCGGCGCTGGCTTCGGCGCTGCCTGCGGCCCCATCGTCGTTTACCTTTCCGTCTGACCAGCCCCAGTACCTCCTCGACTACATCTTCTACACCCCCGCCACCCTGGCAGTGGTCGAGGCTGGGGTAGTTGCAGAAGCAGCTCAAGCGTCTGATCACCTGCCGGTGCAGGCCCAGGTGAGACTTCGCTGA
- a CDS encoding MFS transporter: protein MASADPSRLPLRFWIAALVAFINAVGFTLIIPLIYPYAVEFGLSDFQASLLTTAYAAAQFVATPILGRLSDRTGRKPLLILSLLGTVAANLMAGLAPVAWVLFAARLLDGITGGNTSIAQAIVSDITTPDQRARAYGIFGAVFRLGFVVGPPLSYVAQLVPPLPGFTSLGMGFLFSAAIALFATVVCLVLLPETLETGSDRFQISWRDFGFDRLARSASDRRFGRIFWLTFFSGFTFTIFTFAFQPFFLNVLGQDARNLAIMFAAVGVIGFVTQVFALEPLRRRLALVQILVGALAARGILFLLMPAFPNIVAFAAIAVVFSAVNSFPMPLIDALLSLNSGPREQGEVMGLNASYLSISNAIGPATAGLLVSISYSFPFWIAGALTLLTAWFAMTLSGRGTAKA, encoded by the coding sequence ATGGCCTCAGCTGATCCCTCGCGCTTGCCCCTGCGGTTTTGGATTGCCGCCCTGGTAGCGTTCATCAATGCGGTGGGGTTCACGCTGATTATTCCCTTGATTTATCCCTATGCGGTAGAGTTTGGCCTCAGCGATTTTCAGGCCAGCCTGTTAACGACGGCCTATGCAGCAGCGCAGTTTGTGGCGACGCCGATCTTGGGGCGGCTGTCAGACCGCACGGGCCGCAAGCCGCTGCTGATTCTCAGTCTGCTGGGTACGGTGGCTGCGAATCTGATGGCGGGGCTGGCCCCGGTGGCCTGGGTGCTGTTTGCAGCCCGCTTGCTCGACGGCATTACCGGGGGCAATACCTCGATCGCCCAGGCGATCGTCAGCGATATCACCACTCCAGATCAGCGGGCGCGGGCCTACGGCATTTTTGGGGCGGTATTTCGACTGGGGTTTGTGGTGGGGCCACCGCTGAGCTATGTAGCGCAGCTGGTACCGCCGCTGCCGGGGTTTACCAGTTTGGGCATGGGGTTTTTGTTTTCGGCAGCGATCGCGCTATTTGCCACCGTGGTCTGCCTGGTGCTGCTGCCCGAAACCCTGGAAACTGGCTCCGACCGGTTTCAAATCTCCTGGCGCGATTTTGGCTTTGATCGCCTGGCGCGATCGGCCAGCGATAGGCGGTTTGGTCGCATTTTTTGGCTCACCTTCTTTAGCGGCTTTACCTTTACGATCTTCACCTTTGCGTTTCAGCCTTTCTTTCTCAATGTGCTGGGGCAAGATGCCCGTAACCTGGCGATCATGTTTGCGGCAGTAGGCGTCATCGGCTTTGTCACCCAGGTGTTTGCCCTAGAACCCCTGCGGCGGCGGTTGGCCCTGGTGCAGATTTTGGTAGGGGCGCTGGCGGCGCGAGGCATTTTGTTTTTGCTGATGCCCGCGTTTCCGAATATTGTGGCCTTTGCAGCGATCGCTGTGGTCTTCAGCGCCGTCAACTCGTTCCCGATGCCGCTGATCGATGCCCTGCTGTCGCTCAATAGCGGCCCCCGCGAGCAGGGCGAGGTGATGGGGCTCAATGCCTCGTACCTGAGTATCTCCAATGCAATCGGCCCGGCCACGGCGGGGCTACTGGTCAGCATCAGCTACAGTTTCCCATTTTGGATTGCCGGAGCGCTGACGCTGCTGACCGCATGGTTTGCGATGACGCTATCGGGACGCGGTACGGCGAAGGCTTAG
- a CDS encoding glycosyltransferase family 4 protein — protein sequence MSKTKIRSWNSFGSNFERYRIKTMRIVIATENASLSMSGEAGLPLYYFDRLRANNVDVWLVCHERIRKELRERYPDELVFQKIYFIKDSWIQALISKIGVWAPFWLRDMILGPLIYMSTQSRSRSLVKQLVQKFDIELVYSPTPISPKSISFMYGVGAPVVIGPMCGGLDFPPAFRYLESPVTRLSTYLGRAAAEVLNWLIPGKLQAEILLVANSRTAKALPKGTKGKVYEVVESGVDLSLWQPSERPESHPDSPTRFVYMARFVDQKGIPFLVEAFKQVAERTNSVLELIGSGELMEATQAQVATLQIQDKVNFYGWVPLKQATDLIRECDVYMVPAIRDCGGCAMLEAMAVGMPVIAANWAGPGDYADSSCGILVDLTSKEDFVNGLAEAMIRLAESPELRQQMGKASLERVRTSYFDWDAKVERVIEVFEEAIAENQPKLASSHAKPAVQS from the coding sequence GTGAGCAAAACCAAGATTCGCTCTTGGAATAGCTTTGGAAGTAATTTTGAAAGGTATAGGATAAAAACAATGAGGATCGTAATCGCGACTGAAAATGCGTCATTGTCAATGAGTGGAGAAGCTGGTTTGCCGCTCTACTATTTCGATCGCTTGCGAGCGAATAACGTGGATGTCTGGTTGGTTTGTCATGAAAGGATTCGTAAGGAATTGCGTGAACGTTATCCAGATGAACTGGTTTTCCAGAAGATTTACTTCATTAAAGATTCTTGGATACAGGCTTTAATCTCCAAAATTGGCGTATGGGCTCCATTTTGGCTTCGAGATATGATCCTGGGTCCGCTCATTTACATGAGTACTCAAAGTCGGTCACGTAGTCTGGTCAAACAATTAGTTCAGAAATTTGATATTGAGTTAGTTTACTCACCTACGCCTATTTCCCCTAAATCAATCAGCTTCATGTACGGTGTGGGAGCACCCGTGGTTATTGGTCCTATGTGTGGTGGACTAGACTTCCCTCCTGCATTTCGTTACCTAGAATCCCCAGTCACGCGTCTTTCTACCTACTTGGGTCGTGCCGCCGCTGAGGTCTTAAATTGGCTCATTCCTGGTAAGTTGCAAGCAGAGATATTGCTGGTTGCCAACAGTCGTACAGCCAAGGCTTTGCCCAAAGGGACTAAAGGTAAAGTATACGAGGTGGTAGAAAGTGGCGTAGACCTGAGCCTGTGGCAACCTTCAGAACGCCCAGAGTCCCATCCAGATAGCCCTACTCGGTTTGTCTACATGGCACGATTTGTAGACCAGAAAGGGATTCCATTTTTGGTGGAAGCATTTAAACAGGTGGCGGAACGGACAAACTCAGTTCTAGAGCTGATTGGCAGTGGCGAATTAATGGAAGCAACACAGGCCCAGGTTGCTACTCTTCAGATTCAAGATAAGGTTAACTTTTATGGTTGGGTTCCACTAAAGCAGGCCACCGATCTGATTCGTGAATGTGATGTTTATATGGTGCCTGCGATCCGCGATTGTGGTGGATGCGCCATGCTAGAAGCGATGGCAGTTGGAATGCCTGTGATTGCAGCTAATTGGGCAGGGCCTGGAGATTATGCAGATTCTAGCTGTGGCATTCTGGTTGACCTGACTTCGAAAGAAGACTTTGTCAATGGACTGGCAGAAGCGATGATTCGTCTGGCGGAGTCACCAGAATTGCGCCAGCAGATGGGGAAAGCAAGTTTAGAGCGGGTGCGAACCAGTTACTTTGACTGGGATGCCAAGGTCGAGCGCGTGATTGAAGTGTTTGAGGAGGCGATCGCTGAAAACCAGCCTAAACTTGCAAGTTCCCACGCCAAGCCAGCAGTGCAAAGTTAG
- a CDS encoding alpha/beta hydrolase, whose amino-acid sequence MPKVTVGDIDINYKIQGQGETLLMIVGLSFSLLDWGIKLPDLLSQHYKVILFDNRDAGETSCSPYPYSLAQMASDAAGLLDAIGEPKAHVFGVSMGGMIAQYFALDHADKLNKLILGCTMAGGSCSQTGDIGSFFGDDLLKLLFTTDFIRHNQADLDLFLQATKPYHSTGEALLRQLNAMSSHDTCNAVGKIVAPTLVITGDRDRVIPPENSAFLAQNIPNAQQEIIKDAAHAFSFSHPLATATTIINFLEP is encoded by the coding sequence ATGCCTAAAGTTACCGTTGGCGATATCGACATTAACTATAAAATTCAAGGCCAGGGTGAGACCCTGTTAATGATCGTCGGGTTAAGCTTTAGCTTGCTCGATTGGGGCATCAAGCTGCCTGACTTACTCTCGCAACATTACAAAGTCATTTTGTTCGACAATCGCGATGCCGGAGAAACCAGCTGCTCGCCTTATCCCTACAGCCTCGCCCAAATGGCCAGCGATGCCGCAGGTTTGCTCGACGCCATTGGCGAGCCAAAAGCCCATGTGTTTGGCGTCAGCATGGGCGGCATGATCGCCCAGTACTTTGCACTTGACCATGCCGACAAGCTGAATAAGTTGATTTTAGGCTGCACCATGGCAGGCGGCAGTTGTAGCCAGACAGGAGATATCGGAAGCTTTTTTGGCGATGATTTATTAAAGCTGCTTTTTACAACAGACTTTATTCGGCATAACCAAGCTGATCTAGATCTCTTTCTCCAAGCAACCAAGCCATACCACAGTACTGGTGAGGCATTGTTGCGGCAGCTCAACGCTATGAGCAGCCACGATACCTGCAATGCAGTAGGAAAAATCGTTGCGCCTACGCTGGTAATTACAGGAGATCGCGATCGCGTCATCCCCCCAGAAAACAGTGCCTTTTTGGCACAAAACATCCCCAATGCTCAGCAAGAGATTATCAAAGACGCTGCCCACGCCTTTAGCTTTAGCCATCCACTCGCTACTGCCACCACCATCATCAATTTTCTAGAGCCTTGA
- a CDS encoding glycoside hydrolase family 15 protein — MSSAALQEQLDRYYQQVKTVILSRQHPVSGLLPASTAVNVHGNYTDAWVRDNVFSILAVWGVALAYRHLDDDRGRTVELEQSVVKLMRGLLQAMLRQAEKVERFKERQDPLQALHAKYDTGTGLPVVGDDEWGHLQIDATSVYLLMLAQMTASGLQIIFTQDEVNFVQNLVYYIGRAYRTPDYGIWERGNKMNHGKPELNASSVGLAKAALEALRGFNLFGMRGGQSSTIHVLTDEIARARITLESMLPRESGSKEVDAALLNVIGYPAFAIDDADLARKTRQKIVDKLQGRYGCKRFLRDGHQAVIEDTTRLHYEPEELRQFEHIECEWPLFFTYLWLDSLFAGDKDQIQFYQERLAALEVERDGVGLLPELYYVPADKIEAERAKPGSQTRLPNDNLPLVWAQSLYLLGQLLSDGLLKPSDIDPLGRYRALGDHRYPVVQIALLAEDKALQMELATYGLPTQTLEEIAPVQVFPASELSSIYAEIGKNDKLGLSGRPVRRLRSLTTARIFRIKGKSVVFVPSFLDQQRFYLTLDYHFLVAQIRSELAYIYDHWREPGRPTVTLLLTHTMFQLGRKPIYESPLMALMQELQDDRCDHVPVKLGPLHQLMMTTNLERVENVNGYQLGTISVGYAPLWTSYLGFEPGHDGPLSLIEEYDVEHETDLDRLLTQLRDSNNIYEQLELLSTLQHLHGNGFDTGFGGPNHAVTVEDLLDEVYAKASQLEQWGILRRAAGLLGKADITLSDAVTELLVRQKQISVGKSYSEASLITEPMGHSEIVDKIRTFCGDDVRDHVLTQEVLIDLSILIKAEPTLFNGLMTLRVGYLLLLITSELARERGIPQDEAYGQLIELSPFELKTRLRQVLAGFDGLNQSVFRRESLHVKPHNPINWKVLPDDIEPEEAEAAEAEPIDWWRKRVIDGEIARISEGFYTQVWEVLKHSKGIVIGNKFDRKNRLDSDRILSEMTPGEQNFERYITHLLNKIQAPEYRHLNLEALREMGEIFKVNSDLYFEDHIYLDVLIGHAVRLGWLDQQPDRLGAYESDKAAAWQSFYRLPPTQCATYIAMGLQFLTVLGEVETGEDSFEKTLGDVA, encoded by the coding sequence ATGTCTTCAGCCGCCCTTCAAGAGCAGCTCGATCGCTACTACCAGCAGGTCAAAACCGTGATTTTGTCGCGGCAGCACCCGGTGAGCGGCCTTTTACCGGCCAGCACAGCGGTGAATGTGCATGGCAACTACACCGACGCCTGGGTGCGTGACAACGTCTTCAGCATTTTGGCGGTGTGGGGGGTAGCGCTGGCCTACCGCCACCTCGACGACGACCGGGGCCGCACGGTTGAGCTAGAGCAGAGCGTAGTCAAGCTGATGCGCGGGCTGTTGCAAGCCATGCTGCGCCAGGCTGAGAAGGTAGAACGATTCAAAGAACGGCAGGATCCGCTACAGGCGCTGCACGCCAAGTACGACACGGGCACTGGGCTACCGGTGGTGGGCGACGACGAGTGGGGCCACCTGCAAATCGATGCCACCTCGGTGTATTTGCTGATGCTGGCTCAGATGACCGCTTCGGGGCTGCAAATCATCTTCACCCAGGATGAAGTCAACTTTGTGCAAAACCTGGTCTATTACATTGGCCGGGCCTACCGCACCCCCGACTACGGCATCTGGGAGCGGGGCAACAAAATGAACCACGGCAAGCCGGAACTCAACGCCAGCTCTGTGGGGTTGGCCAAGGCAGCTCTAGAAGCGCTACGAGGGTTCAACCTGTTTGGCATGCGCGGCGGGCAATCCTCCACCATCCATGTACTCACCGACGAGATTGCCCGCGCCCGTATCACCCTAGAGTCGATGCTGCCGCGAGAATCTGGCTCTAAGGAGGTCGATGCTGCCCTGCTCAACGTGATTGGCTACCCTGCCTTTGCGATCGACGATGCCGATTTGGCCCGCAAGACCCGGCAGAAGATTGTCGATAAGCTCCAGGGGCGTTACGGCTGCAAGCGGTTTTTGCGCGACGGTCACCAGGCGGTGATCGAAGACACTACGCGGCTGCACTACGAGCCCGAAGAACTGCGCCAGTTTGAGCACATTGAGTGTGAGTGGCCGCTGTTCTTTACCTACCTGTGGCTAGACAGTCTGTTTGCCGGCGATAAAGACCAGATCCAGTTCTATCAAGAGCGGCTGGCGGCCCTAGAGGTCGAGCGCGATGGGGTGGGCCTGCTGCCTGAGCTGTACTACGTACCCGCCGACAAGATCGAGGCCGAGCGGGCTAAGCCCGGCAGCCAGACCCGCCTGCCTAACGACAACCTGCCTCTGGTGTGGGCCCAAAGCCTGTATCTGCTGGGGCAGCTGCTCTCTGACGGGTTGCTTAAACCCAGCGATATCGACCCTCTGGGGCGGTATCGCGCTTTGGGTGACCATCGCTACCCGGTGGTGCAGATAGCGCTGCTGGCCGAAGATAAGGCGCTGCAAATGGAGTTGGCTACCTACGGCCTACCCACCCAAACCCTAGAAGAGATTGCTCCGGTACAGGTATTTCCCGCCAGTGAGCTGTCGTCGATCTACGCCGAAATTGGCAAGAACGACAAGCTGGGGCTCAGCGGTCGTCCGGTGCGTCGGTTACGCAGCCTCACCACCGCCCGTATTTTTCGGATCAAGGGCAAGTCGGTGGTATTTGTGCCGTCGTTCTTAGACCAGCAGCGGTTTTATCTCACCCTCGACTATCACTTTTTAGTGGCTCAAATTCGCAGTGAGCTGGCCTATATCTACGACCACTGGCGCGAGCCGGGTCGCCCCACGGTAACACTGCTGCTCACCCACACTATGTTTCAGCTGGGTCGCAAACCGATCTACGAATCGCCGCTGATGGCGCTGATGCAAGAACTGCAGGACGATCGCTGCGACCACGTGCCGGTCAAGCTTGGCCCCCTGCACCAGCTCATGATGACGACCAACCTAGAGCGAGTCGAAAACGTCAACGGGTATCAGCTGGGCACTATCTCCGTGGGCTATGCCCCCCTGTGGACCTCCTATTTGGGCTTTGAGCCTGGCCACGACGGCCCCCTCTCCCTGATTGAAGAATACGACGTGGAGCACGAAACCGATCTCGATCGGCTGCTGACTCAACTGCGCGACTCAAACAACATTTACGAACAGTTAGAGCTGCTCAGTACCCTGCAACACCTGCACGGCAATGGCTTTGACACGGGCTTTGGTGGCCCCAACCATGCGGTCACCGTCGAAGACTTGCTCGATGAGGTCTACGCTAAGGCCAGCCAGCTCGAACAGTGGGGAATTTTGCGCCGGGCAGCCGGGCTGCTGGGCAAAGCCGATATTACGCTGTCAGATGCCGTTACCGAGCTGCTAGTGCGTCAAAAGCAGATTTCGGTGGGCAAGTCTTACAGTGAGGCCTCGCTGATTACCGAGCCGATGGGCCATAGCGAAATTGTCGATAAAATTCGCACGTTCTGCGGCGATGACGTGCGCGACCATGTGCTTACCCAAGAAGTCTTAATTGACCTGAGCATTTTAATTAAGGCCGAACCCACTCTGTTCAACGGGCTCATGACTCTGCGAGTGGGGTATTTGTTGCTGCTGATTACGAGCGAACTGGCTCGGGAGCGGGGTATTCCCCAAGATGAGGCCTACGGCCAGCTCATCGAGCTCAGCCCCTTTGAGCTCAAAACTCGCCTGCGCCAAGTGCTGGCCGGGTTTGATGGGCTCAACCAGTCGGTCTTTCGACGGGAGTCGCTGCATGTCAAGCCTCACAACCCCATTAACTGGAAGGTGTTACCCGACGACATTGAGCCTGAGGAGGCCGAAGCAGCCGAAGCTGAACCGATCGACTGGTGGCGCAAGCGCGTGATTGATGGCGAAATTGCCCGGATCTCCGAAGGATTTTATACCCAGGTCTGGGAGGTGCTAAAGCACTCTAAGGGGATTGTGATTGGCAATAAGTTCGATCGCAAAAACCGCCTCGATAGCGATCGCATTCTCTCGGAGATGACCCCTGGCGAACAAAACTTCGAGCGCTACATTACCCACCTGCTCAACAAAATCCAGGCTCCGGAGTATCGCCACCTCAACCTTGAGGCCCTGCGGGAGATGGGCGAAATCTTTAAGGTCAACTCCGACCTTTACTTTGAAGACCACATCTACCTCGATGTGCTGATCGGCCACGCCGTACGCCTCGGCTGGCTCGACCAGCAGCCCGATCGCCTTGGGGCCTACGAGTCTGACAAAGCCGCCGCCTGGCAGTCGTTCTATCGGCTACCGCCGACCCAGTGCGCCACCTACATTGCTATGGGGCTGCAGTTCCTCACCGTACTGGGTGAAGTCGAAACTGGAGAAGATTCTTTTGAGAAAACCCTGGGAGATGTGGCTTAG